The proteins below come from a single Cannabis sativa cultivar Pink pepper isolate KNU-18-1 chromosome 3, ASM2916894v1, whole genome shotgun sequence genomic window:
- the LOC133036301 gene encoding uncharacterized protein LOC133036301 — translation MASMRRTTNKILSLQRLDSSWATYMPSILTTIEQYFTNLFQSQLPDNDIIEYVLLGISERLTPAEIDLLQATFMALEIKTATFQLAHDKAPGFDGFSGSFFQKNWHLLGHDVTIAALNFLNGDADLSAINQTLIVLIPKRQNPEQITDYRPISLCSTVYKIISRVLVNRLKPILSCIISPTQSAFLPSRLISDNIIIGQEVMHSLTHHKTGRLGWMALKLDIAKAFDRVEWVFIRKIMDRFLFPKRFIDIILACFSTATFSFSLNQQVLGTVKPTRGIRQGDPLSPYLFLLCSEGLSSLINYKTKQRQPRSHSLGIKISRRAPTISHLFFADESLLFSSASVEVATTIQSILCDYSHTSGQLVNFTKSALYFSPNTTPALQHEIAMLLGIPVRETMDKYLGLPQAFGRSKKDAFNYINDRVWSHLNKWNSKFFSKGGKEVLLKLVVQAIPSYAMACFKLPASFHSKIESLMARFWWGGNENNRKIHWKTWSFLCDSKFHGGLGFRSMKAFNQAMLAKQAWQLLQYPHSLVATLLKARYFPQTSFLHSGKGHRPSLVWSSITWGKELLQSSLRKSIGDGTTINIFNDAWIPGYGKLHYLRYHSNADMTVADLITPNKQWNHAPIHSLFPTDISQAIMAIPLHHISTLDTYFWSITPHGSYTVNSGYHLAHSQLHQNEPSPSDQKSSNAWWKNLWTLPLPPKLKHFLWRVCYDILPTSRNLFNRKTLYSPHFSRCHYHDETLEHALFRCPAAQKVWKLTDFNTFITTHSSLNCMDLLYLAAIEFITGHYHIFVCLLWKLWNCKNIWILEGISLSPDQILREASSYLEHYTVCNKTIPTPSQALDDQLLPNDSCTSSTTFHHRLFVDAAQDSQLLKMGFGMTIHTSSGEVLLNLAKPKSGITTPLLMEAQALYSAISWCHEHSFYPDSIVSDCNVLVNYICKKETHNLHLNPFAIEIKSLLSYFPNVSLSYIPRGANYAAHCLAKTALGLEQEALWMSPSVQN, via the coding sequence ATGGCTTCCATGAGACGAACCACCAATAAAATTCTTTCCCTCCAACGACTGGACAGTTCCTGGGCTACTTATATGCCCTCCATTTTGACAACTATTGAACAATATTTCACTAACCTTTTTCAAAGTCAATTGCCAGACAATGACATCATTGAATATGTTCTATTAGGCATTTCTGAGCGCCTTACCCCTGCTGAAATTGACCTTCTTCAGGCCACTTTTATGGCCCTTGAAATTAAAACTGCTACATTCCAACTCGCTCATGATAAAGCTCCAGGCTTCGATGGCTTTAGTGGCAGTTTCTTTCAAAAGAATTGGCACTTGTTGGGTCATGACGTTACCATTGCTGCTCTCAATTTCCTGAATGGGGATGCAGATTTATCGGCCATCAACCAGACGCTCATTGTTCTTATTCCCAAGCGGCAAAATCCTGAACAGATAACTGACTATCGACCCATCAGTCTCTGCTCCACTGTCTACAAAATCATTTCAAGGGTTTTGGTTAATCGTCTTAAACCCATTCTTAGTTGTATCATTTCTCCCACACAAAGTGCTTTTCTTCCTTCCCGTTTAATTTCTGACAACATTATCATCGGTCAAGAGGTCATGCATTCACTCACTCATCATAAAACTGGTCGGTTGGGATGGATGGCCTTAAAGCTAGATATAGCCAAAGCCTTTGATCGGGTTGAATGGGTCTTCATTCGCAAAATTATGGACCGATTTTTATTTCCCAAGCGTTTCATCGACATAATTCTGGCTTGTTTCTCCACTGCTACCTTTTCCTTCTCCCTTAATCAACAAGTTCTGGGAACAGTCAAACCTACCAGAGGCATCCGTCAGGGAGACCCCCTTTCCCCATATTTATTTCTTCTCTGCTCTGAGGGTCTTTCTTCGCTCATCAATTATAAAACCAAGCAGCGCCAACCTCGGAGTCATTCCCTTGGCATTAAAATTTCTCGGCGAGCCCCAACCATCTCGCATCTTTTTTTCGCTGATGAAAGCCTCCTTTTTAGCTCAGCTTCTGTTGAAGTTGCGACTACCATCCAAAGCATTCTTTGTGACTACAGCCACACATCTGGACAACTGGTTAACTTCACTAAATCGGCCTTATACTTTTCTCCAAATACGACTCCTGCGCTACAGCATGAAATCGCTATGCTTCTCGGCATCCCCGTACGTGAGACGATGGATAAGTACTTGGGTCTTCCTCAAGCATTTGGAAGATCTAAAAAGGATGCCTTCAACTACATTAACGATCGTGTTTGGTCTCACTTAAACAAATGGAACTCGAAGTTTTTTTCCAAAGGCGGTAAAGAAGTCCTCTTAAAATTAGTTGTTCAAGCCATTCCTTCTTATGCCATGGCTTGCTTTAAGCTTCCTGCATCTTTCCATTCTAAGATTGAATCCCTTATGGCTCGGTTTTGGTGGGGCGGAAATGAGAACAACAGGAAAATCCATTGGAAAACATGGTCTTTTCTTTGTGATTCAAAATTCCATGGCGGTCTTGGGTTTCGTTCTATGAAAGCTTTCAATCAGGCGATGTTGGCCAAACAAGCTTGGCAGCTTCTCCAATATCCTCATTCTCTAGTGGCCACACTCcttaaagctcgatacttcccACAAACTAGCTTCCTTCACTCTGGCAAGGGTCATAGACCTTCCCTTGTTTGGTCTAGTATTACTTGGGGCAAAGAACTTCTTCAATCAAGCCTTAGGAAGTCAATTGGTGATGGTACTACCATCAACATCTTCAATGATGCTTGGATTCCTGGTTATGGTAAATTGCACTATTTGAGGTATCATTCAAATGCCGATATGACAGTGGCTGACCTTATCACACCTAACAAGCAATGGAATCATGCCCCTATCCATTCCCTTTTTCCTACAGACATTTCACAAGCTATAATGGCTATTCCCCTTCATCACATCTCCACTCTGGATACATATTTTTGGTCCATCACCCCTCATGGTTCGTACACGGTCAATTCAGGTTACCACCTAGCCCATAGCCAACTTCATCAAAATGAACCTTCCCCCTCGGATCAAAAGTCCTCAAATGCCTGGTGGAAAAATCTTTGGACCCTTCCTTTGCCTCCTAAATTGAAACATTTCCTTTGGCGTGTCTGTTATGATATCCTCCCTACTAGCCGAAACCTATTCAACAGAAAGACTCTGTACTCCCCCCATTTCAGCCGATGTCACTATCACGATGAGACCCTAGAACACGCTCTCTTCAGATGCCCTGCTGCCCAGAAGGTATGGAAATTAACTGATTTTAATACTTTTATCACGACACACTCTTCACTTAACTGTATGGACTTATTATATCTTGCTGCCATTGAATTTATTACTGGACATTATCATATCTTTGTTTGTTTGCTGTGGAAGCTCTGGAACTGTAAGAACATTTGGATTCTTGAGGGTATATCCCTTTCCCCAGATCAGATCCTTCGTGAAGCCTCATCCTATCTTGAGCACTATACGGTCTGCAACAAGACGATTCCCACTCCTTCTCAAGCTCTTGATGATCAACTCCTACCCAACGATAGCTGCACATCATCTACAACCTTCCATCATCGGCTTTTTGTGGACGCTGCCCAAGATTCCCAACTCCTCAAAATGGGCTTTGGCATGACCATCCATACCAGTTCTGGTGAAGTTCTTCTAAACTTGGCCAAGCCAAAGAGTGGAATCACTACACCTTTGCTAATGGAAGCACAAGCACTTTACTCGGCTATATCTTGGTGCCATGAACACTCCTTTTATCCGGATAGTATTGTTTCAGATTGTAATGTGTTAGTCAATTATATTTGTAAAAAGGAAACTCATAATCTGCATCTTAACCCTTTTGCCATTGAAATCAAAAGCTTGCTCTCTTATTTCCCTAATGTATCTCTTAGCTACATCCCGAGAGGGGCAAATTATGCTGCCCATTGTTTAGCTAAGACAGCTTTAGGCTTAGAGCAGGAAGCTTTATGGATGAGCCCTTCTgtccaaaattaa